The Juglans microcarpa x Juglans regia isolate MS1-56 chromosome 2D, Jm3101_v1.0, whole genome shotgun sequence DNA window CTTTACCTGCATAGATCCTAAAATATACGTTATGGCAACCATGGGGTTTGTACCCTGCTTTTCCCTTATCCATTGGAAGACCCATGATTTCTCTTGATTAagctaaaaaattgaataatctAGTAAAACATATCGGAAAGTGATTAACTTATATCTCTCTTACAACTCGCTTACAACTCTATATTAAAACGAagggtaattttgtaaaattaaaagttatttttaacgAAGTGGCATGCTTgcaatgattaatttgaaatgaaCAATAAAAGAGTTGTAAGAAACTTGtaagtgtatcattactcaaaaaTTTATTCCCCAATTGTCACCCAAAACAACCATCAAAGAGTCGAACACAAGCCCAGTCTTCTTCTCTTTCACGTTGGAATGGAAACATTTAATCATGCCTACAAATATCGAAAATCTCAGGGTGAAGTTGCCCTCGCCTCCCCACCAAATATGACTGCAATTTGATCTTACATGAACTTGCTTTCAAATGCAACCTTGTCCAGAGCTTCCTTAATTGGCAGTTATTGCTGTACTTTGAGTGATCTGATGTCATtgacttattttattgttggtttatTGCCAAAATAGCACACAATCGAGTTTCTGTTCTTTGGTTAAATAGCACACAATCGACTTTTTGTTTCTTGGTTAACTTATACTGTTCGGATGTACAAAAGTTTGCCTTTAGACCAATAGTGTATCATTTCACAGCACCATTGTCCTGGCTGCAGttgttgcatgcatgtatttGACTTGAATCAATTTGTTAGCAGAACTAACGGTTTGCTGGAAAGATTTTGTAAAGTTTGCGGTTTTGAAAGTGTCAGGATTGGTCCACCCTGTTTGACAAGTTGGGAGTAGGtggttttttgttgttgtttgagATGTTTTCCTACTTATCTATGGTAGGTTTTTGGCAGTATCATGCCTATTCCATAGGAGCCTATTGCTTGTTGGTGCCATAGCCGGTTGGTTTCTGCCATCATTTTTGGGATCTAATCATATCTTTAAGAATCAGAAAAATCTCGCCATGTGCGAACAGTTCATTCTTCGTAATTCTTCTGGTATCGATATTTTGTTGACATTGGATCTTTCTGATTGTGCTACAACTTATTGATTTTGGTGATTGCATTTCAGCAACCTATTTAtattagtttcattttcttcactgatggattcttttttttaaattcttaaagcAGTCAGGTTGTGGGATGGCCTCCTGTAAGAGCATATAGAATGAATAGCATGGTCAGCCAAACAAAATTACCAGTCACTGAAGTATTCAACTCACTTATTGGGAAAAGTAGAAACAGTAATACTACAGATGGAAAAGAAACTAACAATGGCTGTGACAAGAGCAATGTTAATGCTAAAGTGAAGGGACACTCAAGAAGCTCTCTGTTTGTGAAGGTGAATATGGATGGAACTCCTATTGGAAGGAAGGTTGATCTGAGTGCACACAGTTGCTATGCAACCTTGACACAAAAACTGGAGGATATGTTTCAGACATCATCTACAATGATGAATTCAATACGTGAGTGTTTTTATACCTTGTATTTTGAGTTTCAGATTGAAGAGTTAAGAACCCTTTTCATTTTATGGTTTCAAAAGACAGGTCTCTTGGCAAAATGAATCTCCAATTGACCTAAGATGAgactcaaaaaagaaagtattGCATGGTTTGTTAAATCTTGATCATTAATGAGAGTTATTGTGTATTAATTTACTTGTTTAATGAGCAAAGGTTTTGGGCTGTAATTTAACACTTTGGCATGAACTTCTGTCCAAATTAAAAAGGGATTCCtacttctcaaaaaataaattaagataaaataacaaAGGATTCCTAAATTTTGCAGCCTTTTGCCAAAAGTATGGCAATAAGTTTTGGATTTTATGTAGGAACAATCAAAGTGTTCTAAATTTTGAAGCAATGAAAACTTAGGATAATTTAGgattaaagaaaattttgaaatataagaAATTCCAATGCATGAAATCCTTCATCATTGTTATCTAGATGATCAAGTTTGTGTTTATAGGCATGAAGCAGAAGCgtgcttattttcttttaatgagtGGTGGTGGCTCCAATCTGTGACTAGGATCAAGCGGAGAGGAACATGACATGATGGTAGAAGCAACAAGACGATCAAGATTGCTGGATGGATCTTCTGAATTTGTGCTCACATACGAAGACAGAGAGGGTGACTGGATGCTTGTTGGAGATGTTCCTTGGGGGTATGTCTAATATGTTTCGTTATAAACTGatcactttatttatttggCCTAAGAAATTGCCTTCATGGGGATAGGTTTCTGGCTAATGTGATTTTGTTATGTTCCAGTACTACTTAAGTTGTAAGTAGGTGTTGCCTTGGCATTGCCTATTTA harbors:
- the LOC121249988 gene encoding auxin-responsive protein IAA11-like isoform X5, translated to MQGVGGVVSGGGGGGSITSGVSMSTVSKDDNLVLSSEDSSSCLEESELELGLGLSLGGGSCKAQQGPRGGQYARFLTAKDFPYVGSSSSASSASSSSSSSSLSRANVSSGTKRSADSVAAANGARYSQVVGWPPVRAYRMNSMVSQTKLPVTEVFNSLIGKSRNSNTTDGKETNNGCDKSNVNAKVKGHSRSSLFVKVNMDGTPIGRKVDLSAHSCYATLTQKLEDMFQTSSTMMNSIRSSGEEHDMMVEATRRSRLLDGSSEFVLTYEDREGDWMLVGDVPWGMFISSVRRLRIMRTSEANGLGK
- the LOC121249988 gene encoding auxin-responsive protein IAA11-like isoform X6; protein product: MQGVGGVVSGGGGGGSITSGVSMSTVSKDDNLVLSSEDSSSCLEESELELGLGLSLGGGSCKAQQGPRGGQYARFLTAKDFPYVGSSSSASSASSSSSSSSLSRANVSSGTKRSADSVAAANGARYSQVVGWPPVRAYRMNSMVSQTKLPVTEVFNSLIGKSRNSNTTDGKETNNGCDKSNVNAKVKGHSRSSLFVKVNMDGTPIGRKVDLSAHSCYATLTQKLEDMFQTSSTMMNSIRMKQKRAYFLLMSGGGSNL